The following is a genomic window from Photobacterium sp. GJ3.
ATTGATGAACCAGATTTTATCCCCTTCCGGAGTCCGGACCACGACTTCATCGTCCACTTCTTTTTTCAGCAACGCCCGTGCCATCGGCGAATCAATCGAGATATAGTCCTTGCGGCCAAAAATTTCATCATACCCAACGATGCGGAATTTCATACAGGTGCCAGCCTCATTTTCAACTTCAACCCAGGCTCCGAAGAAGACTTTGCCTTCCTGAACCGGGGAATAATCGACAATTTTCACGTTCTCCAGCGTTTTACGCAGATAACGCACCCTGCGGTCGATCTCCCGCAGGCGTTTTTTGTTGTACTGATAATCGGCATTTTCCGAACGATCCCCAAGACTCGCGGCCCAGGTCACTTTCTTCGTCACTTCCGGACGTTCTTCCTGCCACAGAAAATCCAGCTCCTGCTTGAGCCGGTTGTACCCTTCCCGGGTGATCAATGGGGTTCTCATGCTGTCTGACCCTGATGCGATGATAATGGCTTGATTATATGACGTTGACGGGAATGACAGCGAGACATGATTCAGGAAAATGGCAGGTTGAGCGCCAGCACGCATGCAACCTTCAGGCGATGATATCCAGTTGATACAAAACAACACTGCTGACAATGATGGGTAAACCCGAGAGCAGCATCAGGATAAAAAACCGAAAATTATCCCTGTCATTCTCTTCATCATCCACACTGATGCTATCTTCCCGTGTCAGACGAGATCCACCCAGCAACGCCATCCCACCGATCAACCAGAAGACAAACCACTGTAAAAGAGATCATCGACCAGCCTGACTTGAGCCAAGAACGCAACATGAACTCGCAACACCCCACAGACAGCAAACAACAGGACAACGTTGATGATGATCCATTGCAATATAGTCAATCTCCAGCAAGTCTCATTCAAATGATTGACACTTCATTTTTTCCTGAATAAATACATGAAAGATAAAAGGCACAAAGCAGGAATAAATATGAGAACCCATGATGTCGTCCCCAAATGTTCACGAGTCGCTATAGAACAATCATGATGAAGACAATAAGGAACCCAAACATGATAGAACAATGTATAAAGTCCGTTATACATACAATGAATAAAAAGAACATTCCTGAATGACTGCGTCTTGATATAAATAAGATGCATAGTCAAAGCAAATATAAAACTGAGATAAAAATCATGATGCTGACTGGCAAAAATTGTTGCGCTAATCAATATGGAGACCCAACTACCAACAAACTGACCAAGTTTTTGATATAACCATACTCGGTAAAAAATCTCTTCAAACAGTGGAACGATCACAACAAGTAGAAAGGCGACAAACACCGCCCATTCTAGCGTTTGTTCTGAAGAGAGAATGTAATTCAGGTAGTAGTCTTGACGTACAAAACCATCGGTAGTTATAAATCCCCTTAAATACTCCACATCCAAAAAGTGTAATAAAGCAAAACCCATTGCCACAAAGACAACTAATTTATAATTAAACTCTTTATCATTAAAATATTGGAACTGATACAGCCTGAAGACAAAGGGAATCAAAATAATTACAGGTAACACAAAACTTCTGATATCGTAGTTTAAAACTGTTCTCGCATAAGGATCTACCCCCTCCAAAACTAACATACTGATAAAATATATAATTATCACTTCAACCCAAGTGACCTTTAATACAGCATGACAAAACAAACCAACAGGGTTATTATAGGTTTCTTTCATGATAAATCGCATTCATTTCATCCACAATTGACCCGCGTATTAATGAACTTATAATCTGACTCGTTTTTATCTTATGAGACAGAAAACAAACAAACTCAGCGGCGCAACACTTTAACAAGTCGTCAATCCTTGATCACTTAAGTTCCTATGCTCTCACCCTGCATTCAGTTCACCAACTGTGAGTGTCGGTGGTGAGTGGAAATGTCCATCTCATTCACAAAACCTCAACTCGCATCCACATGAACCGAAACCGGGACTTCAATCTTACAGTGCGGCAGAAAATCATCTTCGCCGAACGGAGAAACTGCTAATTCAATTTCGCCATGGTTTGTATACACATCGAAGTTACGATTCATTTCAGTAATATTCGATTCATGCACATCGATTAAATCCTGTACAGTTTCACAACCGTCACGCTGACCTTTTTTGATCAATTGATAAATGGCATGGAGTTGCGATAAAGCGATCGCACAATGACGCTCTTCATGTGCATAAAGCTGTTTCATATATGCCAAATGCTTATTCATGAACTCATTATTTGCAGGAGACATTCTTAACTGCGGCAGCGTATACTTCACATCAAGCAGAAAAAATGAAATCTCACAGGTATGGTCATCATAATAAAAATCATAATACCTTGTTACAGAAGCATCAAAATTACTCTCTTTTAAATGAGAAGGTCTTTTTTCATAAGAAGCATCAATTTCTGCATCACTGTGACCAGACACAGAATAAATTTCATACGCTTTATGAAAAGGAAAAGGGAGTACTTCATCTGCATGAGCAAGATGAACGGAACAAAGAAATAGCAGGTAAGATATATGTCGGTGTGTCATTTATTATTCCCCAAAAGCACGACTCTGTGTCGCAAACAAAAATAAAGTCCATGTTCCTTACATCTTCGTCAATTAAAAATAAGAACATAAAATCAATAAATTGAATTGAATCGCAGTTTTTAATAAGTCATGTGTTACTAAAAGAGATGTACGTTTATCTTTGTGCCCCCCTCAAGCACCAACATAAACTACCCAATCGGGTAGGATACTTCGCTCAACAAATCAATACTATATGTCCGAGACATTCACCTGATAATCACATTGAAAATAAACATGATCATCAAAAAACACTTTTACAGTACATTAGAATACGATCTCGGTTCGCTGATCAAACATGTGCTTTTTGTAAAATTCACATTTTTGACTGCGATTGCGTTGATATCGATTATCCAGCTCATCTTGATAGATACAGACCAATCAGTCGGCACTCAATACAATGAAGACAGAACAGTCTTATCCGTTATGTTTTATTGTATGTTCGAGACGATATTATTCTTTTTCATCTTACAAAATATGTGCCGATTCATTTTGCGTGACATCTATGTTTCCGCATTCATTGTCACAATATTATTCTCATCCATGCACCTTTTAAACTCAGTCACCAATGCTGTATTCACACTTGGATTAGGCTATATTTTCTGTATTTTATATGAATATTTCAGAATCCGATTTGGCAGCATGATTTCAATCATCATTAATTTCGCCTACCATTTTCTATGGAACATGTTTGCCATCTTTACTTTTCCGGTACTTATTGATGGACTTTAACCTCACCTCAGGAATTCCATAGAAGTTGGATACTAACCAATCATCTTTTCAACGTCTGAGATCAAAGTGCTCCGTTCAACATACCGGATCGCATCAAGATGCAAGCCAACTCAGTTCTTGTGTTGACCCCATAGGTACTAAAAAGCTGTTTACAGTGATATTTCACGGTATTTTCTGAAATAAACAGTTGTTGTGCGATCTGCTTGTTTGTCATCCCTGACATGATCAAAGCGGCAATTTGCTGTTGTCTTCCTGTCATCTGATTTGATTCTTCGATGGGGTGATGCTTGATTCTATTCATCCCGACCCTGATGCAAATTATTGCTTATCATGTCATCGATCACATCGGCAATAAATCAAGCGCCGGGCTCATCTATGGGGTAACTTCGACACGTTTCAGCATTTTGTCCGGCTGCCACTGCTTGTATACAGATCACACCCACTGCTACGACTGGCAAACTCCTGACATTTTGCGGGGGCTTGGGCGCTGACTGGCGTGCGGAATTGTGGTTAGATGGACCCCCTGAGAAAACTGTAGCCAAAGGAAATCTATGACCGCGAGTATCCATCACCTGATTGCGTCTGAACTGAACGTCAAAACGCAGCAGGTTGCCGCA
Proteins encoded in this region:
- a CDS encoding DUF922 domain-containing protein is translated as MTHRHISYLLFLCSVHLAHADEVLPFPFHKAYEIYSVSGHSDAEIDASYEKRPSHLKESNFDASVTRYYDFYYDDHTCEISFFLLDVKYTLPQLRMSPANNEFMNKHLAYMKQLYAHEERHCAIALSQLHAIYQLIKKGQRDGCETVQDLIDVHESNITEMNRNFDVYTNHGEIELAVSPFGEDDFLPHCKIEVPVSVHVDAS
- a CDS encoding CPBP family intramembrane glutamic endopeptidase encodes the protein MKETYNNPVGLFCHAVLKVTWVEVIIIYFISMLVLEGVDPYARTVLNYDIRSFVLPVIILIPFVFRLYQFQYFNDKEFNYKLVVFVAMGFALLHFLDVEYLRGFITTDGFVRQDYYLNYILSSEQTLEWAVFVAFLLVVIVPLFEEIFYRVWLYQKLGQFVGSWVSILISATIFASQHHDFYLSFIFALTMHLIYIKTQSFRNVLFIHCMYNGLYTLFYHVWVPYCLHHDCSIATREHLGTTSWVLIFIPALCLLSFMYLFRKK
- a CDS encoding response regulator transcription factor; protein product: MNRIKHHPIEESNQMTGRQQQIAALIMSGMTNKQIAQQLFISENTVKYHCKQLFSTYGVNTRTELACILMRSGMLNGAL
- the greB gene encoding transcription elongation factor GreB, which produces MRTPLITREGYNRLKQELDFLWQEERPEVTKKVTWAASLGDRSENADYQYNKKRLREIDRRVRYLRKTLENVKIVDYSPVQEGKVFFGAWVEVENEAGTCMKFRIVGYDEIFGRKDYISIDSPMARALLKKEVDDEVVVRTPEGDKIWFINTITYLND
- a CDS encoding type II CAAX prenyl endopeptidase Rce1 family protein; translation: MFYCMFETILFFFILQNMCRFILRDIYVSAFIVTILFSSMHLLNSVTNAVFTLGLGYIFCILYEYFRIRFGSMISIIINFAYHFLWNMFAIFTFPVLIDGL